One genomic region from Eublepharis macularius isolate TG4126 chromosome 18, MPM_Emac_v1.0, whole genome shotgun sequence encodes:
- the COMMD4 gene encoding COMM domain-containing protein 4: MRFRFCGDLDCPDWVLAEISTLAKISSVKLKLICAQVLKDLLREGIDYEKILKLTSDAKFESGDVKATIAVLNFILSNAAKHNVDSESLSSELQQLGLPKEHATGLCRSYEEKQGPLQDSLRGCSLRLNRLDSVSWRVDYTLSSSELQQVNEPVVHLKLNVRDVDKGVVEPVAMTLSAEKFRVLLAELKQAQAIMKTLE, from the exons ATG AGGTTCCGGTTCTGTGGCGACTTGGACTGCCCTGATTGGGTGTTGGCAGAAATCAGCACTTTGGCCAAAATA TCCTCAGTAAAGCTAAAGCTCATCTGTGCCCAGGTACTGAAAGATCTGCTCAGGGAAGGAATTGAT TACGAAAAGATTCTAAAGCTGACATCGGATGCTAAGTTTG AGTCTGGGGACGTCAAGGCCACCATCGCGGTCCTCAACTTCATCCTTTCCAATGCTGCCAAGCATAATGTCGACAGTGAGTCTTTATCCAGTGAGCTACAGCAATTGGGGCTGCCGAAAG AACATGCCACAGGTCTGTGCCGATCGTATGAGGAGAAGCAAGGACCCTTGCAGGACAGCCTTAGGGGATGTAGCCTGAGGT TAAACCGCTTGGATTCCGTGTCCTGGCGAGTGGATTATACTCTTAGCTCCAGTGAACTCCAGCAGGTCAATGAACCTGTTGTTCACCTCAAGTTAAACGTGCGGGATGTTGACAAGGGAGTCGTGGAACCGGTGGCAATGACTCTATCGGCAGAGAAGTTCCGTGTCTTACTTGCAG AACTGAAGCAGGCCCAAGCCATTATGAAGACGCTCGAGTGA